In the Athene noctua chromosome 21, bAthNoc1.hap1.1, whole genome shotgun sequence genome, one interval contains:
- the LRIT1 gene encoding leucine-rich repeat, immunoglobulin-like domain and transmembrane domain-containing protein 1 isoform X1, translated as MGVLGALLWCLALGGLPRAGGSCPSQCSCAFHSLGEGTRARTVLCNDPEMTITPVNIPVDTSKLRIEKTAVRRVPGEAFHALHDLEYLWMPYNSLASLSGITFKGLHRLLELRLDGNYLISFPWETLADVPQLRLLDLHNNELTSIPPDAARYVRNITYLDLSSNKLMTLPQALIATWTNLQAVPYFPNDNSKIILGLQDNPWVCDCSLYEMVHFLNFQSPNVAFIEPRLKCFTPRSLAGVSFSRVELRKCQSPIVHTSVAKVKTILGSTVLLRCGTTGVPLPELSWRRADGAQLNGTVHEEVSGDGMSWSILGLPVVSYVDSGEYICKAKNFLGATEAFISLIITDSESTDDPNSNARGAWRGKASEMEAAAYNDKLVARYIVTTSTVPTLGAGVGTGEGVLPDVAQDNGPRNLLVSPPTGQEEPERVVRSVRVIGDTDQSITLVWKAPLAKNTTVFSVLYAIFGERDMRRINVEPGKTKVTVYGLLPKTKYIVCVCVKGLIPKKEQCIIFSTDEVASAGGTQKLINVVVISVACVIAVPLTLVVCCGALKRRCKKCFGRKPKEIQESYVTFESLSPGAKAKGVEGEYLTRHTPDESNRLLSARSSVDSVAIPKIEGQPNEYFC; from the exons atgggggtgctgggggctctgctctggtgcctggcgCTCggggggctgccgcgggccggCGGCTCGTGCCCATCGCAGTGCAGCTGCGCCTTCCACAGCCTCGGCGAGGGGACGAGAGCCAG GACGGTGCTGTGTAACGACCCCGAGATGACCATCACTCCCGTCAACATCCCTGTAGACACCTCCAAGCTTCGGATAGAGAAGACGGCCGTGCGCAGGGTGCCGGGAGAGGCTTTCCACGCGCTCCACGACCTGGAGTACCTCTGGATGCCCTATAACTCCCTGGCCAGCCTCAGTGGCATCACTTTCAAGGGCCTTCACCGCCTGCTGGAGCTGAGGCTGGATGGGAACTACTTAATATCATTCCCCTGGGAAACCCTGGCTGACGTGCCACAGCTGAGGCTTCTGGATCTACACAACAATGAGCTTACCTCCATCCCTCCAGACGCTGCTCGTTACGTCAGGAATATCACATACCTGGACCTGTCCAGCAATAAACTGATGACTCTTCCTCAGGCTCTTATTGCCACCTGGACCAACCTCCAGGCCGTTCCTTACTTCCCCAATGACAACTCCAAAATCATCCTGG GCTTGCAAGACAATCCCTGGGTGTGTGACTGCAGTCTCTACGAAATGGTCCATTTCCTAAACTTCCAGTCCCCGAACGTAGCGTTCATCGAGCCCCGGCTGAAATGCTTCACCCCGCGGAGCCTTGCAGGAGTCTCCTTCAGCCGAGTTGAGCTAAGGAAGTGTCAAAGCCCCATCGTACACACGTCCGTGGCCAAAGTAAAGACCATCCTGGGCAGCACCGTGCTACTGAGGTGTGGGACAACGGGGGTGCCCCTTCCTGAGCTCAGCTGGAGAAGAGCTGATGGTGCTCAACTCAACGGCACAG TTCACGAAGAGGTTTCTGGTGATGGGATGAGCTGGTCTATTCTGGGCCTGCCTGTAGTCTCCTATGTGGACTCTGGAGAGTACATCTGTAAAGCAAAGAATTTTCTGGGGGCAACAGAGGCATTCATATCTCTGATCATCACAGACTCGGAAAGCACGGATGACCCCAACTCTAATGCCAGAGGCGCATGGAGGGGAAAGGCGAGTGAGATGGAAGCAGCTGCCTACAATGACAAGCTCGTGGCAAGGTACATTGTCACCACCTCCACCGTGCCTACCctgggggctggggtgggcacTGGAGAGGGTGTCCTCCCAGATGTGGCACAAGATAACGGCCCCAGAAACCTGCTGGTGAGCCCACCTACGGGTCAGGAGGAGCCGGAGCGCGTGGTGAGGTCTGTCAGGGTGATAGGGGACACCGACCAGAGTATCACCCTGGTCTGGAAGGCCCCTCTGGCAAAGAACACCACAGTGTTCAGTGTCCTTTACGCCATCTTCGGGGAGAGAGACATGCGGCGGATCAACGTGGAGCCAGGAAAGACCAAGGTCACCGTTTACGGGCTCCTGCCAAAGACCAAATACATCGTGTGTGTCTGCGTGAAAGGGCTGATCCCCAAGAAGGAGCAATGCATCATATTTTCCACAGATGAAGTTGCTAGTGCGGGAGGGACCCAGAAGCTCATCAACGTTGTTGTCATCAGCGTGGCCTGTGTCATTGCTGTCCCCCTGACACTAGTGGTCTGCTGTGGAGCACTGAAGAGGCGCTGCAAGAAGTGCTTTGGGAGGAAACCCAAAGAAATCCAGGAGTCCTATGTAACCTTTGAAAGCCTGTCCCCAGGGGCCAAGGCGAAAGGTGTGGAAGGAGAATACTTGACTAGACATACCCCCGACGAGTCCAACAGGCTGCTGTCCGCCCGGTCCAGTGTGGACTCAGTAGCAATCCCAAAGATAGAGGGGCAGCCTAACGAATACTTTTGCTGA
- the LRIT1 gene encoding leucine-rich repeat, immunoglobulin-like domain and transmembrane domain-containing protein 1 isoform X2, producing MVIRTVLCNDPEMTITPVNIPVDTSKLRIEKTAVRRVPGEAFHALHDLEYLWMPYNSLASLSGITFKGLHRLLELRLDGNYLISFPWETLADVPQLRLLDLHNNELTSIPPDAARYVRNITYLDLSSNKLMTLPQALIATWTNLQAVPYFPNDNSKIILGLQDNPWVCDCSLYEMVHFLNFQSPNVAFIEPRLKCFTPRSLAGVSFSRVELRKCQSPIVHTSVAKVKTILGSTVLLRCGTTGVPLPELSWRRADGAQLNGTVHEEVSGDGMSWSILGLPVVSYVDSGEYICKAKNFLGATEAFISLIITDSESTDDPNSNARGAWRGKASEMEAAAYNDKLVARYIVTTSTVPTLGAGVGTGEGVLPDVAQDNGPRNLLVSPPTGQEEPERVVRSVRVIGDTDQSITLVWKAPLAKNTTVFSVLYAIFGERDMRRINVEPGKTKVTVYGLLPKTKYIVCVCVKGLIPKKEQCIIFSTDEVASAGGTQKLINVVVISVACVIAVPLTLVVCCGALKRRCKKCFGRKPKEIQESYVTFESLSPGAKAKGVEGEYLTRHTPDESNRLLSARSSVDSVAIPKIEGQPNEYFC from the exons GACGGTGCTGTGTAACGACCCCGAGATGACCATCACTCCCGTCAACATCCCTGTAGACACCTCCAAGCTTCGGATAGAGAAGACGGCCGTGCGCAGGGTGCCGGGAGAGGCTTTCCACGCGCTCCACGACCTGGAGTACCTCTGGATGCCCTATAACTCCCTGGCCAGCCTCAGTGGCATCACTTTCAAGGGCCTTCACCGCCTGCTGGAGCTGAGGCTGGATGGGAACTACTTAATATCATTCCCCTGGGAAACCCTGGCTGACGTGCCACAGCTGAGGCTTCTGGATCTACACAACAATGAGCTTACCTCCATCCCTCCAGACGCTGCTCGTTACGTCAGGAATATCACATACCTGGACCTGTCCAGCAATAAACTGATGACTCTTCCTCAGGCTCTTATTGCCACCTGGACCAACCTCCAGGCCGTTCCTTACTTCCCCAATGACAACTCCAAAATCATCCTGG GCTTGCAAGACAATCCCTGGGTGTGTGACTGCAGTCTCTACGAAATGGTCCATTTCCTAAACTTCCAGTCCCCGAACGTAGCGTTCATCGAGCCCCGGCTGAAATGCTTCACCCCGCGGAGCCTTGCAGGAGTCTCCTTCAGCCGAGTTGAGCTAAGGAAGTGTCAAAGCCCCATCGTACACACGTCCGTGGCCAAAGTAAAGACCATCCTGGGCAGCACCGTGCTACTGAGGTGTGGGACAACGGGGGTGCCCCTTCCTGAGCTCAGCTGGAGAAGAGCTGATGGTGCTCAACTCAACGGCACAG TTCACGAAGAGGTTTCTGGTGATGGGATGAGCTGGTCTATTCTGGGCCTGCCTGTAGTCTCCTATGTGGACTCTGGAGAGTACATCTGTAAAGCAAAGAATTTTCTGGGGGCAACAGAGGCATTCATATCTCTGATCATCACAGACTCGGAAAGCACGGATGACCCCAACTCTAATGCCAGAGGCGCATGGAGGGGAAAGGCGAGTGAGATGGAAGCAGCTGCCTACAATGACAAGCTCGTGGCAAGGTACATTGTCACCACCTCCACCGTGCCTACCctgggggctggggtgggcacTGGAGAGGGTGTCCTCCCAGATGTGGCACAAGATAACGGCCCCAGAAACCTGCTGGTGAGCCCACCTACGGGTCAGGAGGAGCCGGAGCGCGTGGTGAGGTCTGTCAGGGTGATAGGGGACACCGACCAGAGTATCACCCTGGTCTGGAAGGCCCCTCTGGCAAAGAACACCACAGTGTTCAGTGTCCTTTACGCCATCTTCGGGGAGAGAGACATGCGGCGGATCAACGTGGAGCCAGGAAAGACCAAGGTCACCGTTTACGGGCTCCTGCCAAAGACCAAATACATCGTGTGTGTCTGCGTGAAAGGGCTGATCCCCAAGAAGGAGCAATGCATCATATTTTCCACAGATGAAGTTGCTAGTGCGGGAGGGACCCAGAAGCTCATCAACGTTGTTGTCATCAGCGTGGCCTGTGTCATTGCTGTCCCCCTGACACTAGTGGTCTGCTGTGGAGCACTGAAGAGGCGCTGCAAGAAGTGCTTTGGGAGGAAACCCAAAGAAATCCAGGAGTCCTATGTAACCTTTGAAAGCCTGTCCCCAGGGGCCAAGGCGAAAGGTGTGGAAGGAGAATACTTGACTAGACATACCCCCGACGAGTCCAACAGGCTGCTGTCCGCCCGGTCCAGTGTGGACTCAGTAGCAATCCCAAAGATAGAGGGGCAGCCTAACGAATACTTTTGCTGA